The window CTCTCGCCGACCAACGGGGTCGAGGAGGTGCAGGTGACCGACGAGGACGAGTACTTCCCTCCGCCTCGCAACCTCCGCGAGCTCCTGGCCGCCGTCGACGCCGCGGCTGCGTTGACCATGCCGTCGTCCGCGGACCGCCGTCCCCTCGTCGACCGCGACGTCGACGCCAGCGACGTACTCGAATCGCTCCAATCCCGCCGGTGAACGCCCGCCCGGCCGCACTGGCCGTTCCGTTCGCGGCGGGCGCCGCCACCGCCCTCGCGCTCGGGATCTATGCCTCGGTCCACGAACCGACGGGCCGGGACTTCGTCCTCACCGGATTCTCGTCCGCGTCGTCGTGGAAGAGCATGTTCGCGTCGGTCACGGTGGTCCTGTTCTTCGTGCAGATCAGTCTCGGCCTGCGGATCGCCGGCCGACTCGGACCCCGACTGCCACCACCGCCATGGGCTCGCGACGTCCACCGACTCGTCGGGACGATCGCGTTCGGGATGTCGATCCCGGTCGTGTTCCACTGCCTGTGGACACTCGGCTATCGCGCCGACGACACCCGGCTCGCCCTGCACTCGCTGCTCGGTTGCGTCGCCTACGGCCTCTACGTCGCCCAGGTGCTCACCGTGCGTTCCGGCGACCGTCCGGAGTGGGCCGTGCCCGTCACCGGCGCGATGCTCGGTATCGCCATGATCGTCGCGTGGTGGACCAGCGCCCTCTACTTCTACGCAGGAATCGGCTCGTGACCCGCCTACGGAAGGCGACCTCGGCGGCCCAGTGGCTGGTGGGCACCGCCGCCGCCACCGCAGTCGTGCTGCTCTTTACGCTCGACGGCAGTCCCGACACCTCTGAGCTTCCGCTGGCCCGACAGGTCGGCGACATGGTCGACGAGGGACGCGAGATCTACGCCCAACAGTGTGCGACCTGCCACGGGGCCGAAGGTCAGGGTGGGCAGGGACCGCCACTCGCCGGCACGGTGCTCGTCAACTATCCCGACGCCGCCGACCAGATCGACATCGTCACCAACGGCGGTGACGGCATGCCGCCGTACGCCGACGTGCTCACCGAGCTGGAGATCGCGTCGGTCGTTGCCTTCACGCGCTTCGCCCTGGAATGAACCGCGCTCTGGGCTGAGGTTCAGGTCGACGCGGGCTCGTCGCCGGCCCGTACACGCGCCTCGATGTAGAGGTCGCCCAGCTGGTGGAAGAGCGTGTCGGTCAGGTCCTTCACCGCTCGTCGCGGCACCTTCCCGTTGACCTTCTCGGGCGGCGGGATCGGCGTGCCGATCACCACGACCACCTTGTGGAAACGCGGGATCCTGGCCCCGAGCGGCAGCGCCTTGGCGCTTCCCCCGATGCCCACCGGCACGATCGGCACCCCTGCCCGCGCGGCGACGAACGACGGCCCGTCGTGCACCTGCTCACGACGCAGACGGGGCCCTTCCTGGCGCGTCCCTTCCGGGAACATCACCAGTGGCTCACCCAGGGCCAGGACGTCCTCGGCGGCTCGCAGCGCGGTGCGATCGGCGCCGCTCCGCTCGACCGGAAACCCACCGAAGAAGGTCAGAAACGCCCCCAGCGGCTTCGAGTTCCACAGGCTCTCCTTACCCATGAACCGCAGTCGCTTCCTCGTGATCACGCCGACGATGGGCGTGTCGGCGAACGACCGGTGCACCGCGGAGAGAATGAACGGACCATCGGGCAGGTTCTCACGCCCGTGCACCTGGAGGCGGAACAGCACCTTGCAGATGGTGTAGACGAACAGCCAGAAGGGGCGGTACATGATGCGCCCGACGAGACCGTGTCGACTCCGCTCCGGCGTGTCGATCGCCTGCGAACCGTAGGTCACGTGCTTGCTCACTCCGGGCCCCGTTCCTCCAACAACCGAGCGATCTCCGTGACGACCTCGTCGATCGACAGGCCGGTGGTGTCGACCACCACCGCACCCGGCGCCTCGGTCAGAGGATCCGCGTCGCGTGTGCTGTCGAGCGTGTCCCGACGGGCGAGGTCGGCGGCCACCGTCTCGTAGTCGAGGTCGGACACTTCCTGGGCTCGGCGGCGAGCCCGCTCTTCGGGGTCGGCGGTGAGGTACACCTTGAGGTCGGCGTCGGGGAAGACGACGGTGCCGATGTCGCGCCCTTCGAGCACGCCGCCGTCGCGGCGGGCCGTCCACTCCCGTTGGCGGGAGACCAGCTCGACCCGCACGGCGGGGTTGGCGGCCACCAGGCTCACCGACCGGGTGACCTCGGGCCCACGAATCTCCACGGTTGCGTCGGCCCCGTTGACCATCACCTTCTCGAGTCCGACATCGAGTTCCATCGAGCGTGCCGTGTTGGCCGCGAACTCCAGGTCGGCGGGGTCACCGCCGGCCCGCAGCACGGCGTAGGCCACGGCCCGGTACATCGCGCCGGTGTCGAGATAGGGCAGACCGACCCGCTGGGCGACGGCCTTGGCAACGGTGGACTTGCCGGAGCCTGCAGGTCCGTCGATCGCGATCACACGCATGAGCGCACATCATGCCGCGTCATCGCAACTGTTCCAATGCCTCGAAGTAGCCGGGGAAGGTCTTGGCGACGCAGCCGGGGTCACGCACCGCCACCCCGGGGACCACGAGGCCGATGAGCGCAAAGGCCATCGCCATGCGGTGGTCGTCGTAGGTGGCGAAGGTCGCCGCCGCCGGTGGTCCCGACGGCCGGATGACCAGTCCTCCCGGGAACTCCTCCGCGTCGACGCCGCAACGGCGGAGCTCGGTGACCGGCGCGCCGATGCGATCGCTCTCCTTGCCCTTGACGAAACCGATGTCGGTGATGCGCGTCGGACCGTCGGCGAACGCGGCGACCACCGCGAGCGTGGGCGCGGTGTCGGAGATGTGGCGGAGGTCCACCTCGATGCCGTGCAGCGGTGCGCCCCGCACCTCGAGGTGATCGGTGCCGATGTCGACGAGGGCGCCCATGTCCGAGAGCACCTCGGCGAAGGCCACGTCGCCCTGGAGCGACGCCGCACCCAGGCCGTCGAGGCGGACCCGACCGCCGGTGATCGCCGCCGCGGCCAGGAAGTAGGAGGCAGCCGAGGCATCGGGCTCGACGACAAAGGTGCCGGGCGACGAGTAGCCGCCGCCGACCGTCCACGCGGTGCCGTCGTCGGCGCTGACCTCGGCCCCGAAGGACCGCATGACCGCCGCCGTCATCTCGAGATACGGGCGACTCACCGCCGCGGTGGTGAGCCGGGCGTCGAGTCCGTGGACCGCGCCGGCGAGCAGCAGACCCGACAGGAACTGGCTCGACACATCGGCCGGCAGGGCGATGCCCGCTGAGCGCAGGGGCCCGGTCAGCCGCAGAGGAAGACAGCCCGGGTCGCCGAGTTCCTCCACCGTGACGCCCATGGCGCGGAGCGCGTCGATCTGGTCGCCCATCGGACGGCCCCGGAGTTGGGGGGCGCCGTCGACCACCACTGGAGCCGCGCCGAGGGCGACCAACGGCGTGAGGAACCGTCCCGTCGTGCCCGACTGGCGGGCATCGACCCTGACCTCGAGGCCCGGAAGCTCGCCGCCACAACCATGCACGACCATCGATGCCGTCGCCGGGTCGGCGTCGATCACGATGCCGAGCGAGCGCAGTCCCTCGACCATCGCGTCGGTGTCCTCGGCGAAGAGCGCACCCTCTATCCGCGTGTCGCCGTCGGCCAGCGCCGCGGCGACCAGTGCACGGTTGGTGATGCTCTTCGAGCCGGGCAGCACGACCGTGGCGTCGGGCGGCGAGGTGAGCGGCTCGATGGGAAACGGATCGGGCAATGCCCTCGGGTCGGACACGGCGCGCGGGTAGATGACCATCGCTCAGCCGAGGGGACGAATCGACGGTCGGTAGCCGAGCACCATCAGCCCGCCCTGGAAGCGCTCGGCCATCGCCGATTCGACCAGCACCACGATGACGCCACGGGGTCCCTCGGCCGAGTGAGCGATCTCGAGGTCGTAGATGTTGACGTCGAGGTCGGCCGCGAGGGTCGCAACCGCGGCGATCTCGCCCTGGCGGTCGAGGACCGGGATACGCATCTCCGACATCTGCTCCGAGGACGGCGCGGTGGTCGGCAGATTGCGGCGAGCCTGGCGGGCGGCCTCGAGATGGCCGAGGAGTTGCTCGGTCTCACCGTTGGCGACCACGTCGCGAAGGCCGGCCAGCTCGCGGATCAACTCATCGAGCACATCGGTGATCGCGCCGCGGTTCTGCGTGCAGATGTCGGGCCAGATGGCCGGATGTCCGGCCGCCACCCGGGTCATGTCGCGAAAACCCCCGGCCGCCAGCCGCAGGAGCGAGCGATGCTCCTCCGCCCGGCCCTCGGCCACGCGCATCAGCGTCGCCGCCGTGAGGTGGGGCACGTGCGAGACGACGGCGACGAGCGTGTCGTGACGCTCCGGTGGCATCACGATCACCTGGGCGCCGAGGGCGGCCACGACCCCTCTGACCTCGGCAAACGCAGCGTCATCGGTGCCTTCGGTGGGACAGAGCACCCACATCGCGCCGCTGAACATGTCGGCCGAGGCGCCGGCAAGACCGTCCTGCTCGCTGCCGGCCATCGGGTGGCCGGGCACGAAGCGGGGATCGTCGACGAGCGCGGTGATCGGGCCCTTCACGCTGCCGACGTCGGTCACCATCGCCGCGCCCGCCTCGAGCGCGGCCGTGGCCAGCGCCGCCACCGAATTCACGGGGGTTGCGATGACGGCAAGATCACACTCGCCGAGTTCGCCGGCCTCGTCGATGGCGCCGATCTCGATCGCCTCGGCCAGATTTGTCTCGTCCTGATCGACACCGATGACGTGCCAGCCGATGTCGCGGAGGGCCAAGCCCACAGATCCGCCGATCAGGCCGACCCCAACGACCATCGCGGTCCGCGTGTCACTCACGGGGGACGATGCTACCCCTCGCCCGGCTCCCCCAACGACGAGTTCCCGCCGACGGCGATCTCGAGGCTGCGGACCTCGTCGCGTGTCAGTTCCCGCCACTCCCCCGGTTTGAGGCGACGGTCGGCGATCGGCCCGATCCGGGTGCGGACGAGCCGGGTGACGGGGTGACCCACTGCTTCGCACATCCGCCGCACCTGGCGGTTGCGACCCTCGTGGATCGTGATGCGCAGCAGCGAGTCGTCGACCGCGGTGACCCGGGCCGGCGACGTCGGGCCGTCGTCGAGTTCGACGCCTTCCCGCAGATTCCTGATGGCCCCGCGACTCGGCGAGCCCTCGACGCTCGCCAGGTACTCCTTCTCGACACCGAACGATGGATGGGTCAGGCGGTGGGTCATGTCGCCGTCGTTGGTCATGAGCAGCAGACCTTCGGTGTCACCGTCGAGGCGACCCACCGAGAAGACCCGGGGCTCCGAGGGCACCATCTGCACGACGGTGGGCCGACCCTGCGGGTCGTCGGCCGTCGTGATGACCCCGGTCGGCTTGTTGAGCAGGTAGTAGACGAGGCCGGGGCGAATGCCGACGACCGCGCCATCGACGGCGACCTCGTCACCATCGACGTCGACGCGACGACCGAGCACCGCGACATCGCCGTTGACCGTCACCCGCCCCTCGGCGATGAGGTCCTCACAGACCCGGCGACTCCCGAAACCGAGTCGGGCGAGCACCTTCTGCAAGCGCTCGCCGTCGGTGTTCACGACTCGTCGGGCCCGGGTTCGGTCCTGGCTTCCGGTTGGACGTCGGCTTCCGATTCGGTGCCGGCTTCGGCCTCGCTGCCGGCCTCGGCCAGGACCTCGGCGTCGGACACGACCCGCAGACCGCGCTCGAGAGCCTCGACCACGTCGGTGCCCGGGAAGAACTCACCCAGCGGCGGGAGATCGCTCACCGAATCGAGGCCGAGCCGTTCGAGAAAGGTCGGCGTGGTGCCGTAGAGCACGGCCTGGCCGGGACCAGGATCGCGCGCGACCTCGTCGACATAGCCCCGCTGCTGCAGCGTCCGCATCACGCCGTCGACGTTGACGCCACGAATCGACGCGATCTGATTGCGCGACACCGGCTGTTTGTAGGCGACCACGGCAAGCGTCTCGAGCGCGGCGGCCGACAGTCGGGACGACTGGCCGTCGAGCACGAAGCGCTCGACGTACGGGGCCTGATCGGTGGCGGTCTGGTAGCGGTAGCCGCCGGCCACGCGGGCGAGCATGAACCCTCGACCCTCGACCTCGTACTGGTGAGCGAGATCGGCGCAGGTCGTCTCGACCTCGTCGACGGAGGCCCCCACGAGCTGGGCGAGCAGGGCCGACGGCAAGGGTTCGTCGGCGACCAGAAGGATGGCCTCGAGGGCCGGCGGGATGTGTTCGGCGACCATTGCTACCCCTCGTAGGTGTCGATCGTGATGGCCTCGGCCGACACCGAGTCGTCACCGACCCAGACCACGGTGATGTCGCCGAAGTTGCCGTGCTGGTCGAGCTCGACCACACCCTGCTTGAACAATTCGAGCACGGCGAGGAACCGCACCACGACCTCGATGCGGTCGACCAGCTCGGACGTGAGTTCGCGGAACGTGATCCGGCCCATCCGAGGCAACTCGTCGACGAGCTCCTCGACCGCCTCGGCCACAGTGACCTTGATCGGTGTGACGTGGGAGAGGTCGACGCGCACCACGGGCTTGGGCGCAGTGGCCTTCAGATACGCGGCGCGCAGGTCCTCGGGCGTCGTGTTGTCGAGCAGATCCGGCGCCAGGCCGATGAAGCGCTCCTCGACCGGCCCGACGCGGCGGGCGTAGGAGCGCGCCGCATGGGCCGAGAGCCTGCGCAGCACGAGGGCGGCGTCCTTGAAGGTCTTGCACTCGACCAGCCGGGCCAGCAGCAGATCGCGCTCCTCCCACAGCCCCAGCTCGTCGTCGAGATCGATCTCGGTGTCGTCGGGCAGGAGCCGGCGGGCTTTCAGTTCGACGAGGGTCGCCGCGATCAACAGGAACTCGGTGGCGACCTCGAGATCGAGCCGATCCATCTTGTCGAGCTCGACGAGGTAGGCATCGACGATCTCCGACAGGTTGATCTCGTAGAGGTCGACCTGCTCCCGCAGGATCAGATGCAGCAGGAGATCGAAGGGTCCGTCGAAGACCGATGTGTGCACCTCGTACGACATTCAGGTGACCCTAGACCGCGAAGGCCCGGGTGCCATGCTCCCGACTCGGCGTTCTAGGTTGGCCCGGTGAGTTCGACTTCGATTGCCTGGTTCCGCCGCGATCTGCGCCTCGACGACAACCCTGCGTGGGCGGCCGCCTGCGAGGCCGACCACACAATCGCGCTCGTGGTGATCGAGCCGACGCTGCTCGATGCGGCCGGTCCGTTTCGCCGCGACGCCTTCCTCCACGGTCTCCACGATCTGGATTCGCAACTCCGCGAACACGGTGGCCGTCTGCGGGTCGAGACCGGTGATCCGGCCGAGATCGTGGCCCGCGTCGTCGAGGAGACCGGCGCCGAACAGGTCCACGCGAACGCCGATGTCACCCGCTGGTCGCAGGCACGAGACGATGCCGTCGACGCGGCACTGGCCGACCCGCTCGTGCGGCACTGGGGCACCCTCGTGCAGCCACCGGGCAGCGTGCTGACGAAGAAGGGCACCCTGTCGCGGGTGTTCACGCCCTTCCACAAGGCGTGGGCCGAGGTACCGGTCGAACCTGCGGTCTCGGGCGAACCCAACTCGCTGGCATCGACGACCACCGACGACATTCCCGCCGTCTCCTCGCCGACTCCGCCGACCGCGGCGGAGATCGTGGACCGGGCCGTCGAGCGGGCGCCCGACTACCCCGATGAGCGCGATCGCCCCGACCACGCGGGAACCACCGAGTTGTCGATCGCCCTGCGATTCGGCCGGGTCTCGGCCCGCGATCTCGCCCGCACGCTCGGACGGAAGCGCAACGACGGCGCCGGGGCCGTTGTGCGTCAGCTCGCCTGGCGTGACTGGTACGCCCACACGACCTACGCCCGACCCGACATCGACCGCGTGGCGCTGCGCCCCGACTACGACCGGATCGAGTGGGAGACCGGCGACGACGCCGACCGGGCGTTCGCCGCCTGGCGCGACGGACGCACCGGCTACCCGATCGTCGATGCCGGCATGCGTCAGCTCGCCGAGACGGGCTGGATGCACAATCGCGTCCGAATGATCGCCGCGTCGTTCCTCGTCAAGGATCTCCTGGTCGACTGGCGACGGGGTGAGCGTTGGTTCCGCCACATGCTCGCCGATGGCGACATCCCCCAGAACGCGGGCAACTGGCAGTGGGTTGCCGGCACCGGACCCGACGCGGCCCCGTACTTCCGCATCTTCAACCCGACCACGCAGAGCGAGCGGCACGATCCCGACGGCACGTACATCCGTCGCTGGGTGCCCGAACTGGCCGATCTCGACGACGAAGCGATCCACGAGCCTTCGGCCGTCGCTCCGCTCGACCTCGAGGCGGCGGGCGTCACCCTCGGCGACACCTATCCCACTCCGATCGTCGACCACGGCGCCGCCCGCGACGAGACCCTCACCGTCTACAAGCGGGCGCTCGAGGCGGCCGACGACGCCGACACCGAGAAATGACCGACACGGCGGCGCCGCGGCCGTACCATGCGACCCCATGACCCGCGTCTTCTCCGGCATCCAGCCCACGGGCGAACTCCATCTCGGCAACTACCTGGGCGCCATCCGCAACTGGACCCGGATACAACACGCCGACGCCATCTATTGCATCGTCGACCTCCACGCCATCACCGTCCCGAAAACCCCTGGCGAGGTCGGCGAGGCGACGATGCGTCTCGCCCAGCTGCTGGTCGCCTCCGGACTCGATCCCGAGGTGTGCACCCTGTTCGTGCAGAGCCATGTGCGCGAACACACCGAGGGCGCGTGGCTGATGCAGTGCAACGTCTCCTTCGGGGAGCTCAGCCGCATGACCCAGTTCAAGGACAAGTCCGACCAGCACGAATTCATCTCCGGCGCGCTGTTCACCTATCCCGCCCTGCAAGCCGCCGACATCCTGCTCTACGACACCGACGAGGTGCCGGTGGGCGAGGACCAGCGCCAGCACATCGAGATCACCCGCGACATCGCCGAGCGGTTCAACTCCCGCTACGGCGAGACCTTCGTGCTGCCCCAGGCCGTCGTTCCCAAAGCCGGTGCCCGAGTCATGGATCTCCAGCGCCCCGATGCGAAGATGTCGAAGTCGCTCGATTCCCCCAAGGGCACCGTCGGGCTACTCGACGACCCGAAGCAGATCGCCAAGAAGATCAAGAGCGCCGTCACGGACAACGACGGCGAGGTCCGCTTCGACTTCGCCGAGAAGCCGGGCGTTTCCAACCTGTTGTCGATCCTGGGAGCGGCCACCGACCGCGATCCTTCAGTCCTGGCCGACGAATACGAGCAGTACGGCCAGCTCAAGGTCGACACCGCCGACGCCGTCGTCGCCCTCCTCGAACCCATCCAGCAGCGGTTCCGCGAGCTCGAGGCCGACCCGGGCGAGACCGCCCGCCTCCTCGCCCTCGGCGCCGACAAGGCCCGCGCCGTCGCCGCCCCCGTCCTCGCCCGCGCCAAGTCCAACCTCGGCCTCCTCCCCACCTGACCCCGCCGAACCCGCCGAACCCGCCGAACCCGCCAAATTGAGGCGAGTTGCCCACCTCCGCGGTGGTCAACTCCACCGAGAAGCGGGGTTGGGGTTGGGGTTGGGGTTGGGGTTGGGGTTGGGGTTGGGGTTGGGGTTGGGGTTGGGGTTGGGGTTGGGGTCAGTCGTCGTCGACGTCGTGAAGGACCTGTGCGATGGCGGGGTCGATGGTCCATTCGTCGGCCGAACGATGGTGTTGCTCGGCCCAGGCGACGGTGAGCGGGTCGCTGCCGGCCATCTCGAGCATGTCCGCGCCGATCTCCGGATGCTGGAGGTAGAGCCCGACCTTGCGGGTGAATCCGGTGCTCTTCGACCACAGCCTGGCGGTGTCGCGACCGGCGACCTTGGCCGACACCGTGGCGACCACCCGTCCCCACGTGCCCAGATCAGCGTCGATCTTGCCGATGTCGTGCAGCAGTGCGGCGGCCAGCACCGGGGGCGTGGCCTCGTTGCCCAGTCGACGTTCGACCTCGCGGGCGACGGCTGCGGTATGGCGACGGTCGGGGCCGTACTGGCGCCGCCAGAGCGCATACTCGGGTTCGGACAGCACCTGCTCGATCCATGCCCGATCGACTTCGGGTGGACCACCGGGGCGGAGCGCGCCGAAGAAACGCCTGGTCAGGTGCAGTGCACCACCCATCAGGACGCCGCCCTCGGGTGGGCCGCCCGATACACGGCGAGCAGGCGTTCGGTCGAGACCTTGGTGTAGATCTGGGTGGTCGAGATCGACGCGTGACCGAGAAACTCCTGCACGGTACGAATATCGGCCCCGTGATCGAGCATGTGAGTGGCACACGAGTGCCGCAGCACATGCGGGGAGAGCTCGGCACTCAAGCCGACGGTGAGCCCGTGCTTGCGGACGACACCCCAGGCGCCCTGTCGACTCAGCCGACCGCCACGATGGTTGAGGAACACCGCCTCCGCATCGGTGCGACTGCTCCACCGCGCGGGCTCCATGACCCGCCGGCCGGCCGGCGCGGTCCATGCGGCGAGTGCAATCGCGGCGTGACGACCGATGGGCACGATGCGCTCCTTGCTGCCCTTGCCCATCACCCGCACCAGTCCGTCGTGGAGATCGACATCGCCCAACGACATGCCCACGAGCTCCGAGATGCGCACGCCGGTGCCGTAGAGCGTCTCGAGGATGGCACGATCCCGCCGGGCGACCGGATGGTCGCCGACGACCGCCTCGATGAGGGCGGTGACCTGATCGAGCGTGAGCGCCTTCGGAAGCCCGCGTGGCACTCGGGGCATCTCGACCTCGGCTGCGGGGTCGTCGGGCCGGCACTCCTCGGCCACGAGGAAGCGGTGCAGTCCCCGCACGGCCACGAGGGTACGGGTGACCGACGCCGGGGCCAGTCCCTCGCCCACCAGCACGTGGACGAACGCGATCACATCGTCCTCGGTGGCCGTGATCACCGTGCCATCCCGCCGTTCGAGATGGTCGCGATAGCGAACCAGGTCACGCCGGTAGGCCGACAGGGTGTTGGTCGAGCGGCCCTTCTCCACGGCCAGCCAGACCAGGAAGTCCTCGGCCTCGTCGTCGAGACGATCGGCGGCATCGACGAGCGGGCCCAACGTCAGCGCCCCAGGTGACGCAGCGCGGCCAGCAGGCCGATGACCGTCTTGGCATCCTTGATCTCGCCGTCGGCGATGGCCCCGGCGACGGTGTCGACCGGCCAACGCTCGATGGTCATGTGCTGCTCCTCGGGCCCCTGCCGGTCGAGCGGCACGGCCTGAAGATCGGTGGCGAGGAACACGTGGGAGTACTCGTCGGAGAAGCCGACCGAGTTGTAGAACTCGGCCAGGGGCACGAGGGGGGTCGAGGTGGTCAGGCCGACCTCTTCGGCCAACTCACGCAGCGCGGTTGCGGCCGGGGCCTCGCCCGCGACATCGCGTTTGCCGGCGGGGATCTCGAGAAGATCGAGCTCGGCCGGCGCCCGGTACTGCCGAACCAGGACGAACTCGTCGCCGTCGAGGGGCACCACTGCGACGGCGCCGGGATGACGGACGACGTCGCGGCTGACCAGCTCTCCGTCGGGCGTCTCGAACTCGGCGACGACGACGTCGATCGCCCACCCTTCGTGGACCTGACGTTCGGAGATGCGGCGGAACCCCGAAGCCGACCGCGGCCCCGGTACGGTCACGACTCGGCGCTGGCCGACTCGGCGGCGGTGGTGGCGTCGAGATCGAGGAGCTGTGGATTGCGGCCGGCCGCTCGCTCCATCGATGCCTTGACGAACTCGCGGAACAGCGGCGACGGACGATCGGGTCGGCTCTTGAACTCGGGGTGGGCCTGGGTGGCGATCCAGAACGGGTGATTCTCGAGCTCGATGAACTCGACCAGGCGACCGTCGGGCGACTCGCCGCTCAGCACGAGTTCGCTGCCCTCGAAGCGAGTGCGGTATCTCGGGTTGAACTCGTAGCGGTGGCGATGTCGCTCGGACACCGTCTCCTTGCCGTAGGCCTCGGCGACGCGAGAGCCCGGGAGCAGCTGTGCCACATAGGCCCCGAGCCGCATGGTGCCGCCCATGTCGGTGACGTCGCGCTGACTCTCCATCAGGTCGATGACCGGGTGCGGCGTGCGGCTGTCGAACTCGGTGGAATTCGCGCCGGCGAGGTTGAGCGCGTTGCGGGCGAACTCGATGGTCATCACCTGCATGCCGAGACACAGACCCAGACACGGCACGTCGAACTCGCGGGCGTAGGCGGCCGCGGCGATCTTTCCCTCGACGCCGCGTTCACCGAAGCCGCCGGGAATCACGATGCCGTCGAGATCCTTCAGACGGCCGGCGGCGAGCAGCCCCTCGACCTCCTCGGCCTGGATCCATTCGATCTGTATGTCGCCGCCGTGGTGGAGGCCACCATGGTTGAGCGACTCGACGACGGACAGGTAGGCGTCGGGCAGGCTGACGTATTTTCCGATCAGACCGACGCGCACCGGCGTGGTGGCGGCCTCGACCTTGGCGACGATCTCCTTCCATGGCGCGAGGTCGACTTCGTGCTCGTCGAGCCCGAGGATGCGGCAGACATAGTCGTCGAGCCCCTCGTCGTGCAGAACCAACGGGATGTCGTAGAGGCTCGACGCGTCGGCGGCGTTGACCACGCCCTCCATGGGCACGTCGCACAGATTCGAGATCTTGCGACGCAGATCGGCGCTGATCGGATCGTCGGAACGACACACGATGGCGTCGGGCTGGATGCCGCGGCTGCGCAGTTCGGTGACCGAGTGCTGTGTCGGCTTGGTCTTCTGTTCGGCCGAGGGCCCGATGAAGGGCACCAGTGTGACGTGGACGTAGAACACGTTCTCGCGACCCACGTCGAGACGGAACTGCCGGATCGCCTCGAGGAACGGCAGGATCTCGATGTCGCCGACCGTGCCGCCGACCTCGGTGATCACGACGTCGACGTCGTCGGACACGAGCCGGTTGATCCGGCGCTTGATCTCGTCGGTGATGTGCGGGAGG is drawn from Acidimicrobiales bacterium and contains these coding sequences:
- a CDS encoding DUF6529 family protein; translated protein: MNARPAALAVPFAAGAATALALGIYASVHEPTGRDFVLTGFSSASSWKSMFASVTVVLFFVQISLGLRIAGRLGPRLPPPPWARDVHRLVGTIAFGMSIPVVFHCLWTLGYRADDTRLALHSLLGCVAYGLYVAQVLTVRSGDRPEWAVPVTGAMLGIAMIVAWWTSALYFYAGIGS
- a CDS encoding cytochrome c, with the translated sequence MTRLRKATSAAQWLVGTAAATAVVLLFTLDGSPDTSELPLARQVGDMVDEGREIYAQQCATCHGAEGQGGQGPPLAGTVLVNYPDAADQIDIVTNGGDGMPPYADVLTELEIASVVAFTRFALE
- a CDS encoding lysophospholipid acyltransferase family protein is translated as MSKHVTYGSQAIDTPERSRHGLVGRIMYRPFWLFVYTICKVLFRLQVHGRENLPDGPFILSAVHRSFADTPIVGVITRKRLRFMGKESLWNSKPLGAFLTFFGGFPVERSGADRTALRAAEDVLALGEPLVMFPEGTRQEGPRLRREQVHDGPSFVAARAGVPIVPVGIGGSAKALPLGARIPRFHKVVVVIGTPIPPPEKVNGKVPRRAVKDLTDTLFHQLGDLYIEARVRAGDEPAST
- the cmk gene encoding (d)CMP kinase, translating into MRVIAIDGPAGSGKSTVAKAVAQRVGLPYLDTGAMYRAVAYAVLRAGGDPADLEFAANTARSMELDVGLEKVMVNGADATVEIRGPEVTRSVSLVAANPAVRVELVSRQREWTARRDGGVLEGRDIGTVVFPDADLKVYLTADPEERARRRAQEVSDLDYETVAADLARRDTLDSTRDADPLTEAPGAVVVDTTGLSIDEVVTEIARLLEERGPE
- the aroA gene encoding 3-phosphoshikimate 1-carboxyvinyltransferase — translated: MVIYPRAVSDPRALPDPFPIEPLTSPPDATVVLPGSKSITNRALVAAALADGDTRIEGALFAEDTDAMVEGLRSLGIVIDADPATASMVVHGCGGELPGLEVRVDARQSGTTGRFLTPLVALGAAPVVVDGAPQLRGRPMGDQIDALRAMGVTVEELGDPGCLPLRLTGPLRSAGIALPADVSSQFLSGLLLAGAVHGLDARLTTAAVSRPYLEMTAAVMRSFGAEVSADDGTAWTVGGGYSSPGTFVVEPDASAASYFLAAAAITGGRVRLDGLGAASLQGDVAFAEVLSDMGALVDIGTDHLEVRGAPLHGIEVDLRHISDTAPTLAVVAAFADGPTRITDIGFVKGKESDRIGAPVTELRRCGVDAEEFPGGLVIRPSGPPAAATFATYDDHRMAMAFALIGLVVPGVAVRDPGCVAKTFPGYFEALEQLR
- a CDS encoding prephenate dehydrogenase/arogenate dehydrogenase family protein, which produces MSDTRTAMVVGVGLIGGSVGLALRDIGWHVIGVDQDETNLAEAIEIGAIDEAGELGECDLAVIATPVNSVAALATAALEAGAAMVTDVGSVKGPITALVDDPRFVPGHPMAGSEQDGLAGASADMFSGAMWVLCPTEGTDDAAFAEVRGVVAALGAQVIVMPPERHDTLVAVVSHVPHLTAATLMRVAEGRAEEHRSLLRLAAGGFRDMTRVAAGHPAIWPDICTQNRGAITDVLDELIRELAGLRDVVANGETEQLLGHLEAARQARRNLPTTAPSSEQMSEMRIPVLDRQGEIAAVATLAADLDVNIYDLEIAHSAEGPRGVIVVLVESAMAERFQGGLMVLGYRPSIRPLG
- a CDS encoding pseudouridine synthase, whose protein sequence is MNTDGERLQKVLARLGFGSRRVCEDLIAEGRVTVNGDVAVLGRRVDVDGDEVAVDGAVVGIRPGLVYYLLNKPTGVITTADDPQGRPTVVQMVPSEPRVFSVGRLDGDTEGLLLMTNDGDMTHRLTHPSFGVEKEYLASVEGSPSRGAIRNLREGVELDDGPTSPARVTAVDDSLLRITIHEGRNRQVRRMCEAVGHPVTRLVRTRIGPIADRRLKPGEWRELTRDEVRSLEIAVGGNSSLGEPGEG
- the scpB gene encoding SMC-Scp complex subunit ScpB — protein: MVAEHIPPALEAILLVADEPLPSALLAQLVGASVDEVETTCADLAHQYEVEGRGFMLARVAGGYRYQTATDQAPYVERFVLDGQSSRLSAAALETLAVVAYKQPVSRNQIASIRGVNVDGVMRTLQQRGYVDEVARDPGPGQAVLYGTTPTFLERLGLDSVSDLPPLGEFFPGTDVVEALERGLRVVSDAEVLAEAGSEAEAGTESEADVQPEARTEPGPDES
- a CDS encoding segregation/condensation protein A; translation: MSYEVHTSVFDGPFDLLLHLILREQVDLYEINLSEIVDAYLVELDKMDRLDLEVATEFLLIAATLVELKARRLLPDDTEIDLDDELGLWEERDLLLARLVECKTFKDAALVLRRLSAHAARSYARRVGPVEERFIGLAPDLLDNTTPEDLRAAYLKATAPKPVVRVDLSHVTPIKVTVAEAVEELVDELPRMGRITFRELTSELVDRIEVVVRFLAVLELFKQGVVELDQHGNFGDITVVWVGDDSVSAEAITIDTYEG